Genomic segment of Seriola aureovittata isolate HTS-2021-v1 ecotype China chromosome 1, ASM2101889v1, whole genome shotgun sequence:
CCTGgagagatcacacacacacacacacacacacacacacacacacacacacacacacacacacacacacacacacacacacacacacacacacacagagccactgAGCGCAGGCCCTGACAGAtcatgttattttgcattttcttcctcttccttcattCCTCAgcctttctctgcttttctaaGCTGCAAacaacagctttgttttcagcctcagttgcatgtgtgatgtgaagtttgttttcttctgcgTCCAATAAGACATTCCTgtgaaacatcacacacacagattacatCTGCCTCAGGACTTAAATTACATGAGTCTTTGTTGGACGTTTCCTCCTCATGTCGGTTCCAGGTGAGATTCAGACCAGTTCTTGGTTTGAAGGTATTAGTTTCCTTCCAgatcatttcttctttttcttcttaaaatCAGACACAATCTGAAATCTCAGAATGTTTTGTTGGTATTATTAaatatgtgtaatatatatataaactatatgttatatatgtCAAATTTAGTCtttgacagaaagagaaaaaaacaaagaagatgCACAAGGAGAAACACATTTACGTAATCGCTCCAACTCACTGGTGAAGGTCTTGAGTTACCTCTGCTCCACCTCTTCCTGTCTTAACTTtgaccccacccccccacccccctctgcTTCCGCCTATCGGCAGATTACACCAAGGGCTTCGGCGGCAAGTTTGGCGTCGAGACCGACAAGGTGGACAAAAGCGCCGTGGGCTTCGAGTACcagggaaaaacagagagacacgAGTCGCAGAAAGGTTggtatccacacacacacacacacacacacagtttaattgGATTGTTGACGTCAGCCTCAACAATCCAGTGTCATGGTCTAACATCAGTAGGTTGGTGCCGGGACGGGATCGTGTTTAATGATGTCActgcgccggcgacagtcagagcggcacCATTTGCGTCCGTCTcattcttgtgaacgtgataATCTCAGTCacaccttgacggaacttcttcacatttggtaAAAAAGAGTGAGAAGAGCGAGTTCGGTCCGGTCCTGAGGTTCAGTCCGGTCCTGAGGTTCAGTCCGGTCCTGAGGTTCGGTCCGGTCCTGAGGTCCGGTCCGGTCCTGAGGTTCAGTCCGGTCCTGAGGTCCGGTGCAGCGTAGATGATAGACGGGTGAATGTCCAATCAGCACTTAATGGATGAAAAGGTGCAGGTGTTCATCACGCCTCTGCGCCAGGCAGACGGTCTTTATGTGGTCTTTGTTTAGACAAACACGCTGATGAAAAACAGCTGGTAAGTGGTTTGTTCAGGGAGAAGATTTTCCAGCAGCTGGTCTGTGATCAGCAGGTTTACATGTCCAGACTCAGACTGTCTGTCCTGACTTGTCTGGACTCGGTTTCCCCTCAGCAGAGACGCTCTACCTGCAGCTACTAGTCTGACACACCTGCACTGACTGACTTTACTTCCTGGTTGGCTGACAGCAGCCTGCAGGCGTAGGTCACCTTTAAAATTCCCCCAGAATGCACTGGGTTTGTCTTTGCAGCCTATGTTTGCATATGCGATAACTGGGTCACGTGATCTGAAAACAGGTGCAGCGACTCGACTTCACCTGGGAAACTGACGTAGAAGTTTGTGACTGTGTTAAACTGACTGTTGGTTACATTTCCTGGATATTGTGCTGCATCCTGAAACACTGAGTTTAACAACATGACGCCTGACGCTGTGACCAGAGCCTTTGGTAGATGGTGAATAAACGTCTCAGCTGTTTTATGACCAGAATCGCTTTGATATTTACAGCATCACAGTGAATATTAAACCCGTACAGAACTCACTGACTCTCCTGTCGTCTTCTGGTCGTCTCTCTTCAGACTATGTGAAGGGCTTTGGCGGTAAGTTCGGCGtgcagacggacagacaggaCAAATCGGCGCTGGGATGGGACCaccaggagaagctgcagctccacGAGTCTCAGAAAGGTAACGCTTTTTATTTACCTGAATACAGCTGAGGCCCTGAAGTGTCCAGATACAGAGGAGCTGAAATGATGTCAGAGCCAGAGCTGTAGTGTTTTTATGTTGGACTCTGTTTCTCACTATAAATGAAGTACAGACACTTTTTAAAGGATGTGTGTTGTCCTGTTTAAATCGTTGCACATCAAAGCGTCCGTTTGACGTGACCTTTGAACGGGGAGCGTTTCCCTCAGACCTCCGTCTTCATCAGTCGTCTGCTTTGTCACTTCAGCTCTGATGTGGCTCGGTTGCGGTTTTGGATGTGGCCGACGACTTCCTCAATCTGTGGTTAAAAAAGGCTctgaaagaggaagtggagcCAGAGCTCAGATTTATATTTGCATGTCTGaggtgcagctgctgctctcacacagTTATGGTCAGAATTAAAAGCCCTTTTATTCTCTTGTAAATGAAGAGACTGAGCTTCTCCCTTCACTCGCACCGTCCGAGTAAAATAATCAGTTGTTGTTAAAAACACGAGCTAAtgcagaattttattttatttcattttgttttcaggtcgtccgtctCTCCGTCTCATGGACACCATGTCTCAGTATCTCAGTAAAACCTTGAAGGAactaaatttggcacaaacattcacttgaactcGAAAATGAACTaaatagattttggtggtcaaaggtcaaaggttaagggCGTGGTGACCTCAGAATACACATtgttggccataactcacaacACAATTTTCACTCTAGGGTTGTGAAGTTACATCACGTCGTGTTGCGTCACATTGTGTAACGAGCGAGATACAGAGCGACCAATAAAGcaagtgtctctctctctgtctctctctctctctgtctctctctctgtctctctgtgtctctctctctgtctctctctctctctgtctctctctctctgtctctctgtctgtctgtctctctgtctgtctctctctctctgtctctctctgtctctctctctctctctctgtctctctgtctgtctgtctctctctctgtctctctctgtctctctgtctctctgtctgtctgtctctctctgtgtctctctgtctgtctctctgtctgtctctctctctctgtctctctgtctctctgtctctctctctctcactctctctctctctctctctgtgtctctctctctctctgtgtctctcactctctctctgtctctctctctgtctctctctgtctctctctctcttattgaTAACCTGAGTTATGACAGTAAGATAGATGCATGTAAGACACATTTTATAGCTGGGATCGATTGACCAATGGCAGCAGCCCTGCAGTGGAGCTTTAACCACTGATCTCCATCACGTTCAGAAACGTCAGGATCTTCTTTAACACCATAAAGTTTCTCCCTCATGTCACTCTGTCAGGTGTGTCACTGTCTCTATGTTCTAATATATGGGTGTTTGTAATGTGtgctggtgtctgtctgtctgtctgtctgtctgtctgtctgtctgtctgtctgtctgtctgtctgtctgtctgtgtgtgttttgttgtgtgtgttgtgttgcagacTATAAGCGTGGGTTTGGAGGGCAGTATGGGGTAGAGGTGGAGAAGCAGGACCAGTGTGCCCTGGGCTATGAGCACAAGGAGAACCTGGCCAAGCACGAGTCCCAGAAAGGCACAGAtaacccccccatccccccccccccccccccccctccctgagCCTCACCCAGAACAACCCTTCCTTTTAGCTTAATACCCGTTCCCTGGcaccgtcctcctcctcctcctcctcctcctcctcctcagtaaCGGCTGTTTTCTTTAAAGTGATGGACACGCCTCTGCTCTCAGATaaccccccctcacccctcacccccccacccccacctctgcAGCACCAACTGATAAACATGAACAATGACGCTGGTGTTTTCTgcagtttagcttcagcttATTTTTAAGTGAAAccaggaagagagggaaaccATCAGAACCAATAAGGTGTCGGTCCGTCTGTCAGTTCTGCTCTGCCCTGTCTGGTGGTTCCtgctgaagatgtaaatcttaaACAAAATGAAGCACGAATCAAAAACTCTTAATAGAAagattcattattattatttgcttttattatcaataatttcctgaaacagctgctcactgtagtttttatcaaacaggaggaaattaTGCTTTTGatagggactattttcagcagcggattaatccacactTGGTGCTGTGGTTCCAGGATCCTGCTGTTGTTATctagtacaaaaacaaaaatctagaTTATCACCATTAGGCAAAGCAAAGTCATCTGTACAGAACATTATCACACACATTATCGTTGAGAAGaacaacaagaagaaaacaatttCTGTTACAATTTCACAAGAATTTCCTCTGGGGAATAAATAGATATTTATCtaacagtataaaaacattatgaaaacacagattatgAAATAGGTAGAGTGCAAGATAAACATTTAGATGAAGGCAGAGGAAAAttgaaatcaatcaatcactgtTTACAGATTTgtaaaaatcattttctgtttgccTCGAGTGATTTTCAGTGAGACAGTTTTATTTCTGCAGGTTTATTGTGGCGCtcgacacaaaaaaaaaaaaaaaaaagtttcattttgaaattaaaatgcaaaaacatctgcaaagaAAACTGAGAGGAATCGCTGTGTTTATATCAGTTGTTGGAACAGtaattgcccccccccccccccactgggCCGGGTGATGTCTGGATTTGTAGTTTTATATGAGCGGACGTAGATTTAGAAAGTAAAGCACTTCCTGTGGCGGGAACCAAGTCACAAGTCGTGAAATCGAACGTGTCGTTTCACGTGTCACCTCGgccctcagcccccccccccccccccccccccacctgctgtttgtttgcttaTGCATTCAttctgtgcatgatgtcatGTGACCACGCTGCATCTcatggaccccccccccccccccccgtctctgtCTGCACTCAGTTTATTTTGTCCCTCCTCTCCACAGGTTTGCATGAGTTCGTCCTCCTGTCGTCTTCATCTGAACCTCCAGAGCAGAGAGGTCGTCTGTCCTCTCCGCTCTGAAGGGACGTCCTGATGAAGCCGACTGCTCCGCTCATGACAGaccaacaggaagtgaccttcgctcctctgctctttgtttccAGATTATTCGAAAGGGTTCGGAGGGAAGTTCGGCGTCCAGAACGACCGCATGGATAAGgtaatcaatcaaccaatcgATCACagtaacaggaagtgaggaaacactgaagactggagagaaagataaagagagagcgATGAagataaaattataaaacactAACAACAGAAGACATTTattaaagtgagtaaaaccatAAATGAAAAGTAGgatattaaaaatctaattaaaacgaaaataaaataataaactgctaaaagagaggagagtaaaactagcaacaaataaataacaagaaataCAAGTAGAATGTCTTcttgtctgtcttcctgtctgtcttcctccctgtctcatgtcttcctgtctgtcttcctgtctgtcttcctccctgtctcatgtcttcctctctgtctcatgtcttcctctctgtcttcatgtcttcctccctgtctcatgtcttcctctccgtctcatgtcttcctctctgtcttcatgtcttcctctctgtctcatgtcttcctctctgtcttcctctctgtctcatgtcttcctctctgtctcatgtcttcctctctgtcttcctctctgtctcatgtcttcctctctgtcttcctctctgtctcatgtcttcctctctgtctcatgtcttcctctctgtcttcatgtcttcctctctgtctcatgtcttcctctctgtctcatgtcttcctctctgtcttcctctctgtcttcatgtcttcctctctgtctcatgtcttcctctctgtctcatgtcttcctctctgtcttcctctctgtctcatgtcttcctctctgtcttcctctctgtctcatgtcttcctctctgtctcttgtcttcctctctgtctcatgtcttcctctctgtcttcctctctgtctcatgtcttcctctctgtcttcctctctgtcttcatgtcttcctctctgtcttcatgtcttcctctctgtctcatgtcttcctctctgtctcttgtcttcctctctgtctcatgtcttcctctctgtctcatgtcttcctctctgtctcttgtcttcctctctgtctcatgtcttcctctctgtctcatgtcttcctctctgtctcttgtcttcctctctgtctcatgtcttcctctctgtctcatgtcttcctctctgtctcatgtcttcctctctgtctcatgtcttcctctctgtctcatgtcttcctctctgtcttcctctctgtggtgGACAGAGTGCAGGGACGTTTGAGGACGTGGAGAAGCCGACCTCTTCTTACCAGAAGACCAAACCTGTGGAGGCTGGTGAGTGTCCGTCCCcatcatctgtgtgtttgagtcagaAACGTCTGACGGCCTGTGAACTCACCACGTCTTTCCTCCTCTGAACAGCCGGCAGCGGCACAGGAAGCATCAAGGCTCGCTTCGAGAACATCGCcaagcagaaggaggaggaggacaggaagagggcCGAGGAGGAGCGGGCGCGTCGACAGGCCaaggagaagcaggagcaggaggaggcgcGCCGTAAGATCGAAGAGGCGCCCAAAGCCCCGTCTCCGGTCCCCGCCGCCAGTCCCAGCCCGACCCCACCTGTTGAGCCGGtggcagctccagcagcagcagcagctccagctccagctccagctccagcagcaccGTACCACGTGAGTCTGTTTTAAAGCTCCACCGTGCAAAGAGCTGAGAgcgatgaagaagaagaagaagaagtggttatacaaagaggaggagcaggtcaCATGATTTCAGTCATGAACTTCATCGTGTACATACATGTTGATGACCTCATGTCAGATCAGTCAGTCATTGTTCTAAACGACCTGTTGATATGAAAGTGCAGGAAACAGTTTATTTCTCTGATTTTCCATCAACGTCGCTCAGGAAATCTGCGCtgacttaaaaaaacacagttagAAACGACGTCGACTTTCACTTAACACTTAACACTTCGACCTCGATCGTAACTCTGACTCATACCAGTGAcaccttttcaaaataaaccagatctcccttccctccctccatcctgaAGCCTCACACTTTGTATTTTCCTCGTCAGGCCGCGGAGGAGGCGTCGTATGATGCTGCTGAGGAGAACGGAGAGCAGCTGTACGAGGCGGAGCCGCAGAACCAGTACGCACAGCAGGAGGACCTGTACCAGACCCCCGAGGAGACggcagcaggaggtgaagctCCCGCTTTATTACTGTTTCCCTCTCACCTCTTCACCTGTTGCTTTCAGGAAACAAGTCGATGTTTGACTTTTATTCTTGAGAAATTACTTTCCAGGTTTCACCTGCTCACTGCCATGAGGTCTGAGCCGCCACGTGTTCTCACAATAAAGATatgaaaagttttattattGGTCCATCGACGgctcattaaaacacattcacatagAAAGACAAAGATTAAACAAAGATTAAAACTGTGGTAACAAAACGTGTGTCGTCTTGCAGACGGGCAGCAGTACGAGTACGGCGAGGACCTCGGGGTGACCGCCGTGGCGCTGTACGACTACCAAGCAGGTGAGACTGATTGTGAGAACGGAGCTCGATCACATCGGGATTTATAACTGATTATCAGAAGCCAGCGGAGTTACGTAATCTAGGGCTGCCGGTTCAGTCACGTGTTCACTGAACtttagaaaacaacagaaaacaaactaaaagaGTTGTGTCTGTGGTTCCAGTTacacaagagaaaagaaaactttaatgacatcatcagatggtttttgtttgggggatgaaatttgttgtgaaacagaatgaGGCACAATAATCGTTTTATctcgattatcttgtttttataatcaaaaatctaattagaTGAATGGGGCAGCTCTGATGTATGATGTCTGACAGACGCAGAGTCTCAGGCCTTCAGATGGAGAAATGGTTCTAGTGGTTTGttatttgttaattgttttatctactaaaagataaaatatgataaaacagTGACATTCATGGGAACGACACGTTCAGACGTTGTTTTGGCAGCAgcttaaaaaataatcattttacaaacagaaaaacgGCTGAAAGATTAAACTTTTTATCTCTGATCACTTTCTCGTGGCTGAATTTCCTGTCGATTGATCGTAGAATCGTTTCAGGTTCTTGCAGCTGCTTTCGTCAATAATCCGTCTTTTCCCGTTTCAGCCGGCGACGACGAGATCTCCTTCGACcccgatgacatcatcaccaaCATCGAGATGATCGACGAGGGCTGGTGGCGAGGCGTGTGCAGAGGCGCCTACGGCCTCTTCCCGGCCAATTACGTGGAGGTTCGGCAATGATGACACCccgacccccacccccacccccacccccaccctacccccacccccaccccgacccccacccccacccccaccccgacccccacccccacccgccaAGAtgacctgtctctctgtaaaaacaaaaaagaaaaaaaaagaggaaggagacaATTTCCAATCCTGTTTCCTTCCCACACTTtggtcttttctctcttcacctCATCTTAGTGCTTCGACACTGTGAGACGTCCTCAGGTCTCCTATACAGCTTtcttttaccccccccccccccccccgtctacTCCATCTTCAGGTCTTTGCCTCTCGCAGTGGACAGAGTTATTTCAGAGTGACGCAGAGAACACATATAGATCTCATTATCTGGGTTTAAAACCGGCTCAAAGCTTTGCTGCGTTAAAGCTTCAGGATGCGACTCAGGCTGTTGACCGTCGCCTCCTTCGGGCCGCGGCGTGACTTTAACTCTTTACCTCCTGCCTCACAGCCGCACGTTGCATTTTGCAGCTTTAAGTAttcgtttttattttcagattcgTGTTATAAGACTTCGGCCTCACGAGGTTTCGTTCAGGCGTCGTTGAGTCTCACCAAAGACCAGATGAGTCTTGTGCCTAGGACTCAGGGTGCTCACTGCTCAGTAGCTCGACCTTCACGTAAAGCAGGAGCAGATCAAAGAGATAAAACCTCCACTTTGGATTATTATGTATATTAATAGCTATATACTGTCCAGTACATCGACTATGGACCAAAAAGCTGATTAACCCCATTTTGCTCCTTGGTCTGTCTGTGTAAAGTTGCTTTGTTGCACAGGagtttaaccccccccccccagattgAAGCTGCACTTGTTGATTCATATAGTACGAATACATCGAACACTTACACGAGTAAAGGATTGATTATATGTGATCAATAATGAGGCTTCCTCCTTTACCGATGTGTAAATTGATCAGAGTCGATGATGTAAAAGTACAAGCgaaacaaaaacactatatTCATAGtattattttaatcatcttCATACGTTACACAGGTTCATGCGTAGAATCATGTACAGAGAGAAGAGTTATGACGCTTTGACAAATAATAGAtttggaaacatgtttttgtttttctcgaCGCGTGTGAGACTTGTGTATTTGTGACTTGCCGCCGTGGACGTTCTGGTTCTTGTGTAATAGCGTGAGGCGTGGAGCGTGGAGCGGAACTAACATCCCTCATCACGACCGCACGTGTTCGCCGACCAGCGGAGCTGCAGGAAAATATCAGGCTGTTGTTTAAGGGAAGAGGCTTCGGTGAATTCTCCAAACACTAATTATTTCTAACGGACGGCTCGTCTGTGGATCGCGGTAGTGTAGCtgaaacaggtgtgtgtgcacgagcgagcgtgtgtgtgagtgagcgagtgtgtgtgtgagggcttTCATTGAATTCATCTTTGGGGTTTTATAATAAAAAGTGACCTTTTcaaatgcattatttttatCTGTACCTCTGTTTGCTTGAGTCACATCATTACctgcttgttctttttttagtttcaaTAAATAAACTATGAACGATGAGCTCGTCTGGtgcattattttaattattttcatcaagCTGCTAATCAGTGTAACTGTtctattctatttattttatgcttCAGAAACAAGTCAGTTGTTTTCAAAGatttcaaatgtgaagatttaacTTTTCCCTTATGAAATTACACTGATCGGTAAAAGGAGTTCCAGtaataaactaattaaaatatttgatcAGAAGAGACAGGTGCAacaatgtgctgctgttttaatatttccattttattacGTCTGATACATGTTAGTGCAAACTCCACTACATTTAGTCTACAGAGACTCTTTATATACACATGGATCTCACTGCTCGTACATACtcttatattttattgaaaattCTGTATGTGTCTTCAGCTGCATGATCCCAAATGAACTGTTCACAGTGTACACTATATACTAGTAGTGTTCTTTGCACTACGATTAAGAAATCAGCATCCTTCACTGTTGTGCTATCATTAAATAatccactacacacacactgagacatgaCTGAAACTGCAGCTTTAGACTTCCACTGCCAGTTAAACTTCACAATGCTTCCACAATGTGCTTTagttgtttcctttttattggATTTAAATGTATGAACTAGAAAGTTCTCAAACGTTTTGCCTCACATCTGTGGAGTGCCAGATTAAGATctctaaaaagaaaagaaaatattcctGGTTCAGGAAATTCttcactttaaagctgcttcTTTGTCGACTTACATTACACTGATGAAGAGGCTGCTCCAGACCACAGTGGTGACCACAGACTGGGAGAGGCAGCTGCATTAgaacaaaaaaagcacattttaaaatgaatttatttttgatcCGTATCAGACAGagtctgcagcagagacacagcttCAGTCTGAGCTGCATTGTTGACGTGTTTTGCCTCCAGGTGTGTCTTCGCCAGCGGTTGGAGCTGTACTTGTTTACACAGTTGAATAGTCAAATTTTTTAACaaagcatcacattttatgaggaattgttgaattttttatgcaaaaatcCAAAGTAAAAAGTAActaaaactaactaactgaATGTAATGGAGTACAATATTGTCCTCTGAAATGAAGTGCAGTAGAAGTTGGATgaaaaagtacaagtaccttaaAATTAGTCAGTAATAGTAAAGTATGtattgagacataaaaacactgagtgGTGTAACGCGTCCTCCGCGACACAGGGGGCGCTCCACCTCTGAGTCACCGCTCCCCGGCTACCGTTAGCTAGCTGCACTCCTGCCTAAACGGCTCCGCTAACTACTTCCGGGAGTTTTATTATCAATGATTTTGTGTCTTGTGCAAGATTAAAACACTGCTCtggtgtttgtcttttgttgttgtgaaaaaTGTCGTACAACTACGTGGTTACAGCCCAGAAACCTACGGCAGTGAACGCCTGCATCACCGGTAAATACCCGCTGTTTGTTCTTGTATGTTCtgttgcagagagagaaacatttgcCCACCTGCGTGCTAGCTGAGCTCCCGCGCGACAAGTAAAGTGCTCCAAACGGGCCCGGACCAGCTGCTAGCTGTTGTTTTGCTAACTCAAATGTTTACTTGCTACACTAGCCACTGGTTTTCTGCACGCTAGTCACGGCACACACACGTCCGTCCATCTGTTCACGTCCGATCCGCTGAACCTTTCTCTCGGATCTAACGTTAGCTGTTTGTCGTGTCTGATCTGGCTATCCCCAGATCAAAATGCGTTTCGTGTTGGTGACAATCAATCGTCTTTATTATCAGGTATCGATCAGTCACTGCAGGCTGTGTCACACGCTGCAGGCTCCAACGTATTTGTCAGTCCGTGTTTTCTGATAATAACGTGAAGGAAGCTCGTGTGGCCGTTTCATCTAACGTGCAATGCGCCACAAAATACAGGACAGGTCACCGAGGAGCCTCACAGCCCATTAATCACTTGATTGATCCATTTTACTTCCATGTAACATTGAACAGTGATGACATGTAACTAAGTACTCAAGTATAAATCTGAGgaacttgtactttacttgagtatgcccattttatgacactttatacTTCTACCCTGTTacattttagagggaaatactttaccttttactccactacattcacCTGGCAGCTTCAGTTACTACttactttacaaattaagattttgcacaaacatctttataagataaataaaacaggatacCTTATAGAGTAAAAGAGCCAGcagtatatataaatacagctgaaacCATTAATGATTAGTCATTAACAGAACATTTATTGTAATCCATTTCCAtaatctgtttttcatgtttccaGTTTTTCACATCTGATGGTttcctgctttttatttgtattattgtaACTTTAgcttatttttaataattttgagGTGTGGATTGTTGGTTGTTCGACACAGGCATAAGGAACGtttcactctgagctttgagtAATTATAATGGGTATTTCTCTGCCAGCCCTCCCTGTAGTTCACAACATGTGTGGTGATGTAGATTTCAATCACAGGTGGTTTACAGATGAATATACAGGTATAAAATCTGCAATTCATATGTCAGTTGCTTCttc
This window contains:
- the LOC130167216 gene encoding src substrate cortactin-like isoform X2, translated to MWKAAAGQSVKVAVDDGGDDWETDPDFENDVSEKEQRWGAKTVLGSGHQEHIDIHRLRETVSTEHTSLKQKELETMPKASHGYGGKFGVQQDRMDKSAVGHDYQIKLSKHCSQTDTSKGFGGKFGVQADRVDQSAVGFEYAGKTEKHASQKDYTKGFGGKFGVETDKVDKSAVGFEYQGKTERHESQKDYVKGFGGKFGVQTDRQDKSALGWDHQEKLQLHESQKDYSKGFGGKFGVQNDRMDKSAGTFEDVEKPTSSYQKTKPVEAAGSGTGSIKARFENIAKQKEEEDRKRAEEERARRQAKEKQEQEEARRKIEEAPKAPSPVPAASPSPTPPVEPVAAPAAAAAPAPAPAPAAPYHAAEEASYDAAEENGEQLYEAEPQNQYAQQEDLYQTPEETAAGDGQQYEYGEDLGVTAVALYDYQAAGDDEISFDPDDIITNIEMIDEGWWRGVCRGAYGLFPANYVEVRQ
- the LOC130167216 gene encoding src substrate cortactin-like isoform X1, with amino-acid sequence MWKAAAGQSVKVAVDDGGDDWETDPDFENDVSEKEQRWGAKTVLGSGHQEHIDIHRLRETVSTEHTSLKQKELETMPKASHGYGGKFGVQQDRMDKSAVGHDYQIKLSKHCSQTDTSKGFGGKFGVQADRVDQSAVGFEYAGKTEKHASQKDYTTGFGGRYGVQADRVDQSAVGFDYQGKTEKHESQKDYTKGFGGKFGVETDKVDKSAVGFEYQGKTERHESQKDYVKGFGGKFGVQTDRQDKSALGWDHQEKLQLHESQKDYSKGFGGKFGVQNDRMDKSAGTFEDVEKPTSSYQKTKPVEAAGSGTGSIKARFENIAKQKEEEDRKRAEEERARRQAKEKQEQEEARRKIEEAPKAPSPVPAASPSPTPPVEPVAAPAAAAAPAPAPAPAAPYHAAEEASYDAAEENGEQLYEAEPQNQYAQQEDLYQTPEETAAGDGQQYEYGEDLGVTAVALYDYQAAGDDEISFDPDDIITNIEMIDEGWWRGVCRGAYGLFPANYVEVRQ